Proteins from a genomic interval of Watersipora subatra chromosome 10, tzWatSuba1.1, whole genome shotgun sequence:
- the LOC137405882 gene encoding tyrosine-protein kinase HTK16-like, giving the protein MKKVYQSLISERKLNDILSDDISKEKEFNKKIRWYHGRSINRKKTEALLQSKDIKAGTFLVRDSFASHGDYVLSMRVDVSKNQPVVDHFKILRNPNDCYYRLDRSKHAEIHGLENLIAFHQSEKHGLPVLLDRHIDHGPPPAESRERGRTNALHLAIQGGVQQNVINILKHKKHPDINSRDSEGTPALYMACEAGMADAVELLLRMQVKVHTKNHAGYSALHACCRTDKVDIARLLLEIGHASPVDICKHNRYSPMHTAAEEGSLECIRLLMRHGAPDRPRDSLARIPYELAKEGQRSNVVRFLDTYETVVDPVINSKDWLHEEITRAETIALFQKLGATDGIFLIRKSSKGITYALSLCFEQQIFHYEIQVMKNLVYYIDDGPMMTSFEKIVSHYVRFSDGLPCKLKTAVSPDESLVELEIFGPERDADEKAHKNPEPESEYEQVSTGEPAPPPVPSGTRPIMGSQKPKSASVKDPLSVMLIPKEHITLGHELGQGEFGSVLKGLYARGGNKRKTIPVAVKTLLESPINVSKDDFFREARVMLELSHPNVVRLIGVCEGPPVMIIQELVAMGSMLDYLWDNEDVIQEKDLILWAAQIANGMMYLEGKKFVHRDLACRNILLAEKTLAKISDFGLSRAVGTESDYYKASKGGRWPVKWYAPESVNYGTFSHASDVWSYGVTLYEMFTFGEQPYGEKSGAEVIQLLDNGYRLERPPKCPQYVYDVMKKCWSVQAASRPTFEALYNSFSHEPSFNRAKSIIGQQKKKNKFKR; this is encoded by the exons ATGAAGAAAGTTTACCAAAGTTTAATATCCGAGAGAAAACTCAATGACATTTTGAGTGACGATATATCTAAAGAAAAAGAGTTCAACAAAAAAATTCGTTGGTATCATGGACGAAGCATTAACAGGAAAAAAACGGAGGCGTTGCTGCAGTCAA AGGATATAAAAGCTGGCACCTTCCTTGTCAGAGACAGCTTTGCTAGTCATGGAGATTATGTGCTCTCGATGCGTGTTGATGTATCCAAAAACCAACCTGTTGTCGATCACTTTAAAATTCTGCGTAATCCAAATGATTGTTACTATAGACTGGATCGATCTAAACATGCAGAAATTCATG GACTAGAAAACCTTATAGCCTTTCATCAGTCAGAGAAACACGGCCTGCCAGTTCTTCTCGATCGTCACATCGACCATGGGCCTCCACCAGCCGAAAGCCGAGAGAGAGGTCGAACAAATGCTTTACACCTCGCTATCCAAGGGGGCGTTCAAcaaaatgtcatcaacatacttAAGCACAAAAAGCACCCTGACATCAACAGTCGAGATTCGGAAG GTACTCCAGCGCTATATATGGCATGCGAAGCAGGAATGGCAGATGCAGTAGAGTTACTCCTACGTATGCAAGTAAAGGTTCATACAAAAAACCATGCGGGCTACAGTGCTCTACAC GCTTGCTGTCGAACGGACAAAGTGGATATTGCAAGACTTTTGTTGGAAATCGGCCACGCTAGTCCTGTTGACATCTGCAAACATAATCGCTACTCTCCTATGCACACAGCCGCAGAAGAGGGTAGCCTCGAGTGTATCAGGCTTCTTATGCGGCACGGGGCGCCTGACAGACCCCGTGACAGTCTTGCCCGTATTCCCTATGAGCTGGCAAAAGAAGGACAAAGATCTAACGTCGTACGATTTTTAG ACACATATGAAACCGTGGTTGATCCAGTGATTAACAGCAAGGACTGGCTCCATGAAGAAATAACTAGAGCG GAAACCATTGCTCTATTTCAAAAACTCGGTGCAACTGATGGCATATTCCTGATACGCAAGAGTTCCAAAGGCATCACTTACGCGCTGTCACTCTGTTTTGAGCAACAGATCTTTCACTATGAGATTCAAGTAATG AAAAATCTTGTTTACTACATTGATGATGGGCCGATGATGACttcatttgaaaaaattgtctCACATTATGTTCGGTTCAGCGATGGCCTGCCGTGCAAGCTCAAGACAGCTGTCTCTCCTGATGAGTCCCTTGTTGAGCTTGAGATCTTTGGCCCTGAACGAGACGCCGATGAGAAAGCGCACAAGAATCCGGAACCTGAGTCTG AGTATGAGCAAGTCAGTACTGGAGAACCAGCCCCACCCCCTGTGCCTTCTGGAACTCGCCCTATAATGGGTTCGCAAAAGCCAAAGTCAGCG AGTGTGAAGGACCCCCTCTCTGTGATGTTGATACCAAAGGAGCATATCACCCTCGGGCATGAGCTTGGTCAGGGTGAGTTTGGCTCTGTACTCAAGGGCCTTTATGCCAGAGGAGGCAACAAAAGGAAG ACCATTCCAGTAGCTGTGAAGACCCTGTTGGAAAGCCCTATAAATGTCAGTAAAGATGACTTCTTCAGAGAGGCTAGAGTGATGTTGGAATTGAGCCATCCAAATGTTGTCCGTTTGATAGGGGTGTGCGAAGGACCACCCGTCATGATT ATACAAGAACTCGTAGCCATGGGTTCTATGTTAGACTATCTCTGGGACAATGAGGATGTGATACAAGAGAAGGACCTCATCCTTTGGGCCGCTCAGATTGCCAACGGAATGATGTACCTCGAAGGGAAAAAGTTTGTTCACAGAGACTTGGCGTGCAGAAATATTCTTCTCGCTGAGAAGACGTTG GCTAAAATATCAGACTTTGGTCTCTCAAGAGCGGTGGGTACGGAGAGCGATTACTACAAAGCGAGCAAAGGTGGGAGGTGGCCAGTTAAATGGTACGCCCCTGAGTCGGTCAACTATGGAACATTCTCACACGCGTCCGATGTCTGGAGCTATGGCGTGACTCTCTATGAGATGTTTACATTTGGGGAGCAGCCATACGGAGAGAAGAGTGGTGCCGAG GTGATTCAGTTGCTGGACAATGGATACCGACTAGAGCGGCCCCCTAAATGCCCCCAGTACGTCTATGATGTAATGAAGAAGTGTTGGTCGGTGCAGGCTGCCAGTAGGCCGACCTTTGAAGCGCTCTATAATTCCTTTTCACACGAACCCTCATTTAATAGGGCCAAGAGCATCATAGGTCAGcagaaaaagaaaaataaatttaagcgTTGA